The window CGCAGCAGCTGGCTGAAGTACGGCCCGACCTTGCCGCCTTCGAAGAAGATGTCGCCGGCGAGTCGCCAGAACAATGTCTTGCGGAGTTCCACCTGCATCATGAGCGCCTGGTTGTCGCGGAAGTACTTTGTCTCCACGCCGCGGAAACGCTTGATGCCGTCGGGGCCCGCCATGTACTCGAAGGGCACGTCGCCGTCGGAGCGCTGCCACATGAGGCCAACCGCCATGGAGGTGTTCCAGATGGTCTCGCCGTAGGTGCGCAGGTCTAGCTCCTGGTACGTGAAGCTGAAGTCGCCGAGAGCGTCGTTGTAGAACCGGTGTTCCCACTGCAGGTACATGCCGTGGCGCGCCCAGTTGGGGTTGTCGCGCGTGTCTACCGTGAGGTGGTACCCGAGGGCGGTGCGCCAGCCGTTCGGGTTTGCGGGGAGCGCGATTTCGCCATCGTATTCCCTGAACTCCATCGTGCTGTGGTTGATGTCGAGCACCATGCCGTAGCGGAAGAACTGGAGCGCAGGGGGGAGCCCGAGGTTCGATTCCACGAGGGCCATGAAGAAGAACGTCTCGCGGTCAAAGCTGATGTAGTCGTCCATGTCGACATCGTTGCCGATGCCGAAGAAATGCCCCACCCAGTTCTGGTACCGGAAGTCGAGCCAGCCCGAGATGCGGTCGTGCGCGAGGTAAAAATAGGGCGTGGCCGCGAACTGGAACTGTTTGCGGGTAGAACCGTAGGCGGCGATGTCTATCTCCTGCGAGTTGCCGCCCTTGAACGACGAGGGGATGAAGAAGTTCACCATCGCGCCGTACTGCAGTTCCGTCTCCTCGGTGTACCCGAGTACGGGCACGGCACTCCACCATTGGAAATGCGAGGTGTCCGCAGTGGCGGTGTCGGCCTGCACTGCCACGGAATCCGCAGGTGCCGCGCTATCCGTAGCGGAGAATGCGGGTAGGGCGAGCAGGAGGCCCGCGGCGGCTATGGTCTTGGCAAGTCGTCTCACATATTATAATGTAGTAATTAAGACCTTGTTTTCAAGGTTACTGCATAGTTATTTTGATGGTGTTGATGCTGGTCCAAGAACATTAGCATATAAAGTGGGAACATTAGAACATTTCCCGTGTTACCGATATTATAGTTCCCGAACTTGATGGCCGTATGCTTTATTAATTACTAAAGTATGTTTTTAATTGTCGGCTTAACCGCCGGCGGCTTTTTTGCATTTTAATATGGGAACGTCAGAATCGTTAAAGTACCTGATTTTTATATCATTCCATCTAGGGATATTAAGCCTTATCCCATAAAATTTGTTGTAACTACTAACTAATTTTTCTGACCAGGTTTCTGCTAGATAATTTGTTTCGTGGTATTTGTATATTGTTTGTTCTAGAGCGGATAAAAAGTCTTCTAGACATTCGAAGACAGGATATTCTGCTTTTTCAGAATACCATGTTGCGGGACGAATGTTGACAATGGTCTTATTTTTATATTGAACCTTAAGAGGAAATTTACTACTTGTACAACTGATTTCCCAAACCTTTTTAAGCCAAAAATCTTCAATGGTGACGACGCCGTTTTCCATTTTATATTTGATAAGAAGATATTGTGATTGTAACTTGTATGGCTTTTCAATGATGAGGTTTATAAAACTTCTAAAGGCAGCAATATCAAAATTAGGTGATCCCGTAAAAGATTTAATTTCGAGCCAATCTTCGGAAAGATTATTTGGATTAAGCCAAAAGTCAGGGGATTCCTGCTTTAGATTATGAATGTTGGGAATGCCTTTGCTGTCTAGCCATTTGGCTATCCATTCCTCCAAGATATTGCCAATAATATTATTTTGATCAACAGTTATGTTGAAATCTTTTAATGAGAACTGGACTGAACCGGATGCGCCATTGAATCCGAAGTCATTTTTCAATTGGTCAAATATTTCGTTTGCTTTGCTCATTGTATTACCTAATGCTTGAAATAAGGCGCTTGCAAACTGCTTTGATAACGGGAACAACAACAGTGTTGCCTAGTAGATCGAAACCGTTTTTTTCATTAATATCAAACTTGAAATTTTCTGGATAACCGAACAATCGTAGACCTTCGCGTAATGTAAATTTACGAAGTCCCCCGTCATCTACAACGTAAAGTTTTTGCATGTCCATGGCTACTAAGGTTGGGGCTATATCATTTGGATCTAGTATTTTGTTGATTTCAAAACTTAATTTGCCGGCAACAATATTGTAACCTTTAGGTAGACTAGTATCATACTCTCTATAGGATACTCCGTTCTCTACAATTTTCTTTTTAGGATGCTCGTAAACAATATACCCTTTTTTTACAAGGCCGTTTAAAAGAGATGTTAGTTTTTTGCTAGGGTAAAAACTAGCAATCATTTCCTCTGTCAAAGGCATTCCGTCCATCCAGTCAATGTTGTATATTTCTGCCCATTTCT is drawn from Fibrobacter sp. UWR3 and contains these coding sequences:
- a CDS encoding NgoBV family restriction endonuclease; the encoded protein is MSKANEIFDQLKNDFGFNGASGSVQFSLKDFNITVDQNNIIGNILEEWIAKWLDSKGIPNIHNLKQESPDFWLNPNNLSEDWLEIKSFTGSPNFDIAAFRSFINLIIEKPYKLQSQYLLIKYKMENGVVTIEDFWLKKVWEISCTSSKFPLKVQYKNKTIVNIRPATWYSEKAEYPVFECLEDFLSALEQTIYKYHETNYLAETWSEKLVSSYNKFYGIRLNIPRWNDIKIRYFNDSDVPILKCKKAAGG